The Lewinellaceae bacterium DNA window TTAGTATTTGGTCTGTGGTTTTTTATTTCAAGATGCTGGATGAAATTTATGACAGTATTGATGATGGGCTGGATAATTATAAACTGTTGATTATTCAAAAATCAAAACGGGATTCAACTGTTTTACATAAATCTGAATTTGACGAAAGCAACTATGCCATAAGAAAGGTTGGAAAATCTGTTGCTCTCAACGTAAAGGATGTTTATTCAGATACGCTGATGTACATGCTCAATGAAGAAGAGATGGAACCTGTCAGGATGTTGACGACCGCATTTCGGCATCAAGACAGCTATTATAAATTGAAAGTGATTTCGTCAATGGTCGAAGAAGATGACCAAATTGACAACCTGACCCGAATGGCAATTTGGTTGTATGTAATTCTGATATTGGGCATTTTAATCATCAACAATTTCGTGCTGCAAAAACTATGGAAACCTTTTTATGAATTACTGGAAAACCTCAAAAGATTCCGCATAGACAAAGACAAATCCATCCCTGACATTCCTACCAACATCAAAGAGTTTCGAGAATTCAAATCTGCCACCAATACGTTGATTGAGCATAGTGTTCGGACTTATAACCGGCAAAAGCAATTTACCGAAAATGCCGCACACGAAATGCAGACACCGTTGGCTGTCATCACCAATAAATTGGAACTGTTGTTGGAAGAAGGCCGTCTGTCCGATGCGGATGCGGAAACAATTGCCCAGGTCATGCAGACAACTGACCGTTTGGTGCAATACAACAAAGCATTATTGCTGTTGAGCAAAATCGAAAACAGACAGTATTTCGATAACCAATCCTTGGTGCTCAACGAATTGGTGAAACAAACAGTAAACGAACTGGAAGATTTTGCCGACTTTAAAAGCATTAAGATAAAAGTGAAAGAAAATGTACCATTGGAGCTAAAAATGGATGCTCAACTCGCTAATATTTTAGTGAGCAACCTTATCAAGAATGCCATTTTTCACAATTTAGAAAACGGTCGGGTAAACATCCACATTGAATCCGATTCTCTCACCATCAGCAATACCTCGAAAAACGGGCCGCTGGATGAAAGTAAAATATACGAACGTTATTACCGAACGAAAAAAACGGATAAGCAAAAAAGCACAGGTTTGGGCCT harbors:
- a CDS encoding HAMP domain-containing histidine kinase; its protein translation is MKLLNRSLLYLSIPIFLLISIWSVVFYFKMLDEIYDSIDDGLDNYKLLIIQKSKRDSTVLHKSEFDESNYAIRKVGKSVALNVKDVYSDTLMYMLNEEEMEPVRMLTTAFRHQDSYYKLKVISSMVEEDDQIDNLTRMAIWLYVILILGILIINNFVLQKLWKPFYELLENLKRFRIDKDKSIPDIPTNIKEFREFKSATNTLIEHSVRTYNRQKQFTENAAHEMQTPLAVITNKLELLLEEGRLSDADAETIAQVMQTTDRLVQYNKALLLLSKIENRQYFDNQSLVLNELVKQTVNELEDFADFKSIKIKVKENVPLELKMDAQLANILVSNLIKNAIFHNLENGRVNIHIESDSLTISNTSKNGPLDESKIYERYYRTKKTDKQKSTGLGLPIVKAICQLYHFKINYGYSEAQHFFTVTFE